Proteins from a genomic interval of Polaribacter sp. Q13:
- a CDS encoding efflux RND transporter permease subunit produces the protein MKKIITYFIKFPVAVNIFIIAFVLFGLVGALNMKSSFFPLTDSQLIKISLAYPGASPQEMEEGVVLKIEDNLKGIVGVERVTSVSRENSATVNIEVEKGKNIDVVLSDVKNAVDRVPSFPSGMEPAVIAKVENIRPTISFTISGDNLSLKSIKQYARNVENDIRGIDGISQVSLSGFPDEEIEIAIRENDLLAYNMSFSEVAAAIQNSNLLITGGNIKTEQEDYLIRASNRFYYGSELLNLIVRTETNGNIIRLKDVAEVRDTWSETPDRLYYNENLAIDITVSNTNNEDLISSADKIKEYIHKYNQENQNVQLNITSDRSTTLNGRTKLLIENGIAGILLVLFFLALFLNLRLAIWVAFGLPISFFGMFIFAAQFDVTINVLSLFGMIIVIGILVDDGIVIGENIYHHYYDLGKSKIQAAIDGTMEVIPPIVSAILTTLIAFSTFFFVDGRIGDFFGEVSTIVMLTLTVSLVEALIILPAHIAHSKALDRKRLENGVEVKKNAIDAFFNKINRAADKGLGKLRDNYYVPFLKFSLKNKIFAFAIPIALVIFSFMAMKAGIVKQSFFPRVASDSVKITLTMPQGTNEQITDSIISSIEKKVWLVNDEYTKKQTGNVQVIENVIKRIGPGSANATLTVNLLPGEARDFSSPEITNTITDKVGKVTGVESLIFGSGGNFGGSPVAVSLLGNNITELKAAKEELKHELENNPLLKDISDNDPAGIKEVKIKLKDNAYLLGLTLQSVMSQVRSGFFGFQAQRFQRGQDEIKVWVRYDRKDRSSIKDLDDMRIITATGTRIPFSEIANYTIERGDIAINHLDGKREIQITADLKDLETSATEVLDDIKLKVMPEILSKYHTVTPLYEGQNREAKKTTDSVGVVGPIILLLIYIVIAFTFRSYSQPILLIVMIPFSMIGVVWGHYFHNFSIGILSFLGIIALVGIMVNDGLVLIGKFNTYLKEGMKFDEALIRAGQSRFRAIVLTSLTTVAGLAPLLLEKSRQAQFLIPMAISISYGIAIATILTLVMLPLLLSVSNSVKVGIKWLKTGEKVDKEEVERAIIESKFDEHEDH, from the coding sequence ATGAAGAAAATAATTACATATTTTATTAAATTCCCTGTTGCAGTTAATATATTTATTATTGCTTTTGTTTTGTTCGGATTGGTAGGTGCTTTAAATATGAAGTCCTCCTTTTTCCCGCTAACAGACTCGCAATTAATAAAAATTTCATTAGCATATCCGGGAGCCTCTCCACAAGAAATGGAAGAAGGTGTGGTGTTAAAAATTGAAGACAATTTAAAAGGAATTGTTGGTGTAGAAAGAGTAACCTCTGTGTCTAGAGAAAATTCTGCAACGGTAAATATAGAAGTAGAAAAAGGAAAAAATATAGATGTTGTTTTATCTGATGTAAAAAATGCAGTAGACAGAGTGCCTTCTTTTCCTTCTGGTATGGAGCCAGCAGTTATTGCAAAAGTAGAAAACATTAGACCCACAATTAGTTTTACCATTAGTGGAGATAACTTAAGCCTTAAATCTATAAAACAATACGCTAGAAATGTAGAAAATGATATTAGAGGAATAGACGGAATTTCGCAAGTTTCATTGTCTGGTTTTCCAGATGAAGAAATAGAAATAGCAATACGAGAAAATGATTTACTAGCGTATAACATGTCTTTTTCTGAAGTAGCTGCAGCAATACAAAACTCTAATCTTTTAATTACAGGTGGTAATATAAAAACCGAACAAGAAGATTATTTAATTAGAGCAAGTAATCGTTTTTATTATGGAAGCGAACTTTTAAATTTAATTGTTAGAACAGAAACTAACGGAAATATTATCCGTTTAAAAGATGTAGCAGAAGTTAGAGATACTTGGTCTGAAACACCAGACAGGTTGTATTATAATGAAAATTTAGCCATAGATATTACTGTAAGTAATACAAATAATGAAGATTTAATATCTTCTGCTGATAAAATAAAAGAATACATACACAAATACAATCAAGAAAATCAGAATGTACAACTTAACATTACAAGTGATAGAAGTACAACATTAAATGGTAGAACTAAATTATTGATAGAAAATGGTATTGCAGGTATTTTGCTAGTACTTTTCTTTTTAGCGTTGTTTTTAAACTTACGTTTGGCAATATGGGTAGCTTTTGGTTTGCCAATTTCCTTTTTTGGGATGTTTATTTTTGCTGCTCAATTTGATGTTACTATAAACGTACTATCTCTCTTTGGAATGATCATCGTTATTGGTATTTTGGTAGATGATGGTATTGTAATCGGAGAAAATATTTATCATCATTATTACGATTTAGGGAAATCTAAAATTCAAGCAGCCATAGACGGTACTATGGAAGTAATTCCGCCAATTGTTTCTGCAATTCTAACAACTCTTATCGCGTTTTCTACGTTCTTTTTTGTTGATGGAAGAATAGGAGATTTCTTTGGTGAAGTATCTACAATTGTAATGTTAACCTTAACAGTTTCTTTAGTAGAAGCGTTAATTATTTTACCGGCTCACATTGCGCATTCTAAGGCTTTAGATAGAAAACGTTTAGAAAACGGAGTAGAAGTTAAGAAAAATGCCATAGATGCTTTTTTTAATAAAATAAATAGAGCGGCAGATAAAGGTTTGGGTAAATTAAGAGACAATTATTATGTGCCTTTTTTAAAGTTTTCATTAAAAAATAAAATCTTTGCGTTTGCTATTCCAATTGCCTTGGTAATTTTTAGTTTTATGGCAATGAAAGCGGGTATTGTAAAACAATCCTTTTTTCCTAGAGTAGCAAGTGATAGTGTTAAAATTACACTAACAATGCCACAAGGTACAAACGAGCAAATTACAGATTCTATTATTTCATCCATAGAAAAAAAGGTTTGGTTGGTGAATGATGAGTATACCAAAAAACAAACAGGTAATGTACAAGTTATAGAAAATGTAATAAAAAGAATTGGTCCTGGTAGTGCAAATGCAACTTTAACGGTAAATTTATTACCAGGAGAAGCACGAGATTTTTCATCACCAGAAATAACAAATACAATTACAGATAAAGTTGGTAAAGTTACAGGTGTAGAGAGTTTAATCTTTGGTTCTGGTGGTAATTTTGGAGGAAGCCCAGTGGCGGTTTCTTTATTAGGAAATAACATTACAGAATTAAAAGCTGCCAAAGAAGAACTAAAACATGAGTTAGAAAATAATCCGCTTTTAAAAGATATTTCAGACAACGATCCGGCAGGAATTAAAGAAGTAAAAATAAAATTAAAAGACAATGCCTACTTATTAGGTTTAACCTTGCAATCTGTAATGAGTCAAGTTAGGTCTGGTTTCTTTGGTTTTCAAGCACAACGTTTTCAAAGAGGTCAAGATGAAATTAAAGTTTGGGTTCGTTATGATAGAAAAGACCGGTCTTCTATAAAAGATTTAGATGACATGCGTATTATTACAGCAACAGGAACAAGAATTCCTTTTTCTGAAATTGCAAATTATACCATAGAAAGAGGAGATATTGCCATTAATCATTTAGATGGTAAAAGAGAAATTCAAATTACGGCAGATTTAAAAGACCTTGAAACGAGTGCAACAGAAGTTTTAGATGACATTAAGTTAAAAGTAATGCCAGAAATACTTTCTAAATACCACACCGTAACTCCTTTGTATGAAGGTCAAAATAGAGAAGCTAAGAAAACTACAGATTCAGTTGGCGTAGTAGGTCCTATTATTTTACTATTGATTTATATTGTAATTGCCTTTACATTCCGTTCTTACAGTCAACCAATATTATTAATTGTAATGATTCCTTTTAGTATGATTGGTGTTGTTTGGGGACATTATTTTCATAATTTTTCAATTGGTATTTTATCCTTTTTAGGAATTATAGCTCTGGTAGGAATTATGGTAAATGATGGCTTGGTTTTAATTGGTAAATTCAACACTTACTTAAAAGAAGGAATGAAATTCGATGAAGCTCTTATTAGAGCAGGTCAATCTCGTTTTAGAGCTATTGTATTAACTTCTTTAACAACAGTTGCAGGTTTGGCTCCGTTATTATTAGAAAAAAGTAGACAAGCACAATTTTTAATACCAATGGCAATATCTATTTCTTACGGAATAGCCATTGCAACGATATTAACATTGGTAATGTTGCCATTATTATTATCTGTTTCTAACAGTGTAAAAGTGGGCATAAAATGGCTAAAAACAGGAGAGAAAGTAGATAAAGAAGAAGTAGAAAGAGCTATCATAGAATCTAAATTTGATGAACATGAAGATCATTAG
- a CDS encoding MarR family winged helix-turn-helix transcriptional regulator produces MVNFFFQESFRSRNIDLTKEQMMLLKKLHDQDGLNQHDLAFLTLRNKSSLARLLVNMEKKNYIFREQNKDDKRIKNVYITNLGKEVFNKAKPIIQDLITTMETNITPEDKQQIINIFKKIQTNLYSKLKHI; encoded by the coding sequence ATGGTTAATTTTTTTTTTCAAGAATCATTTAGATCTAGAAACATAGATCTTACTAAAGAACAAATGATGCTTTTAAAAAAGTTACATGATCAAGACGGTTTAAATCAACATGATTTGGCTTTTTTAACGTTAAGAAACAAATCTTCTTTGGCACGTTTGTTAGTAAATATGGAAAAGAAAAACTACATTTTTAGAGAACAAAATAAAGACGACAAACGTATTAAAAATGTATACATAACCAATTTAGGAAAAGAAGTTTTTAATAAAGCAAAACCTATTATTCAAGATTTAATTACCACTATGGAAACTAATATTACGCCGGAAGATAAACAACAAATAATTAATATTTTTAAAAAAATACAGACTAATTTATATTCTAAATTAAAACATATTTAA
- a CDS encoding efflux RND transporter periplasmic adaptor subunit: MRKIILAVLGVLAIVGAIILGNYLIDKNQKPKPKYKRQIKTAYVKSVENKEIPIILSANGNLTAKNKIEIYSEVSGILKTSTKLFKAGTNYNRGETLLSINSDEFYASLQSQKSNLNNLITAILPDLRLDYPNEFSKWETYIKGFDMNSTTPKLPAFSSDKEKYFINGRGIVTAYYNVKNLEVRLSKHQIRAPFTGTLTEALVTPGSLVRVGQKLGEFINPSVYEMEVSISSEFADLLKVGNTVALTNLEKTKNYTGKVVRVNGKVDQVSQTIKVYVDVKHPDLKEGMFLEANLVAKSEANAIEISRKLLVNNKAVYTVKNDSILMLTTINPVYFNSETVVVKGLENNQKMLSQVLPGAFNGMIVKINKK, from the coding sequence ATGAGAAAAATTATACTAGCCGTTCTAGGGGTTTTAGCTATTGTAGGAGCAATAATTTTAGGTAATTATCTAATTGATAAAAACCAAAAGCCAAAACCAAAATATAAAAGGCAAATTAAAACTGCTTACGTAAAAAGCGTAGAGAATAAAGAGATTCCTATTATTTTATCTGCGAACGGTAATTTAACAGCAAAAAATAAAATAGAAATATATTCTGAAGTTTCTGGTATTTTAAAAACTTCTACCAAACTATTTAAAGCGGGTACAAATTATAACCGAGGCGAAACCTTGTTAAGTATTAATAGCGATGAGTTTTATGCTAGTTTACAATCTCAAAAAAGTAATTTAAATAATTTAATTACAGCAATTTTACCAGATTTACGTTTAGATTACCCTAATGAATTTAGCAAATGGGAAACCTATATTAAAGGTTTTGACATGAATTCTACTACCCCAAAATTACCAGCATTCTCTTCTGATAAAGAAAAGTATTTTATTAATGGTAGAGGTATTGTTACTGCATACTACAATGTTAAAAACTTAGAAGTTCGTTTGTCTAAACATCAAATTAGAGCGCCTTTTACGGGGACTCTTACAGAAGCTTTGGTGACGCCTGGATCTTTGGTTAGAGTTGGACAAAAATTAGGAGAATTTATAAACCCAAGTGTTTATGAAATGGAAGTTTCTATCAGTTCTGAATTTGCAGACTTATTAAAAGTAGGAAATACAGTTGCACTCACAAATTTAGAAAAAACTAAAAATTACACAGGAAAAGTTGTTCGTGTTAATGGAAAAGTAGATCAGGTTTCTCAAACTATAAAAGTCTACGTAGATGTAAAGCATCCAGATTTAAAAGAAGGTATGTTTTTAGAAGCCAATTTGGTCGCAAAATCAGAAGCTAACGCAATAGAAATTTCTAGAAAGTTATTGGTAAATAATAAAGCAGTGTACACAGTTAAAAACGATAGTATTTTAATGTTAACTACCATTAATCCTGTTTATTTTAATTCAGAAACAGTGGTTGTAAAAGGTTTAGAAAATAATCAAAAAATGTTATCACAGGTTTTACCTGGGGCATTTAACGGTATGATTGTAAAAATTAATAAAAAGTAA
- a CDS encoding acyl-CoA thioesterase II, protein MKNTKELIALLNLENLGNHNFSGNSVTIGSPSVFGGQVIAQAVNAAYKTIPENRFLHSLHSYFLEAGDLTIPINYHVQEVRNGGSFSTRRVTASQNEKTIFILAASFHKKEDGFEHQTTFDSNIKQPEKLLSWDDLLDKFGDFLPKSMKYFLSIERPIEFKPVRIPNPLQPENLPPTEQVWFRLKGDKQEMGFRTKQEILAYISDYNILNPAFNPNASNYNFGNTQTASLDHTMWFFRDFDFDDWMLYSVESPNAFGARGLSKGNIFTRDGKLVASVAQEGLLRPIKK, encoded by the coding sequence ATGAAAAACACTAAAGAATTAATTGCCCTTTTAAACTTAGAAAACTTAGGAAACCATAATTTTAGTGGAAATAGCGTTACTATTGGTAGCCCAAGTGTTTTTGGCGGACAAGTTATAGCACAAGCCGTAAATGCAGCTTATAAAACCATACCAGAAAATCGTTTTTTACATTCTTTACATTCTTATTTTTTAGAAGCCGGAGATCTAACGATTCCTATTAATTACCATGTACAAGAAGTAAGAAATGGTGGTAGTTTTTCTACAAGAAGAGTTACTGCTAGCCAAAATGAAAAAACTATTTTTATTTTAGCAGCTTCATTTCATAAAAAAGAAGATGGTTTTGAACATCAAACAACATTTGATTCTAACATAAAACAACCCGAAAAATTGTTAAGTTGGGATGATTTGTTGGATAAATTTGGCGATTTTTTACCAAAATCTATGAAATACTTTTTAAGTATAGAAAGACCTATAGAATTTAAACCGGTTAGAATTCCCAACCCATTACAACCAGAAAACTTACCACCAACAGAACAAGTTTGGTTTCGTTTAAAAGGAGATAAACAAGAAATGGGTTTTAGAACAAAACAAGAAATTCTTGCTTATATTTCTGATTATAACATCTTAAACCCTGCATTTAATCCGAATGCAAGTAATTATAATTTTGGCAATACGCAAACGGCAAGCTTAGACCATACTATGTGGTTTTTTAGAGATTTCGATTTTGATGATTGGATGCTCTATTCTGTGGAATCTCCAAATGCTTTTGGGGCTAGAGGATTATCTAAAGGAAATATTTTTACAAGAGATGGTAAATTAGTGGCTTCTGTTGCGCAAGAAGGATTGTTAAGACCTATTAAAAAGTAG
- a CDS encoding GNAT family N-acetyltransferase yields the protein MICCTNTNTAQFFSSIDEIPSQIWEKLGCTINIYFHPDFLKSIEKNHPEITFSYIVLVDNKNSPTAFASLKMIDFELNSIKNDFEFLKDIGRKLHVFPDKKPLKLLICGNTFVSGEHGVFIKENEDKKAIIKELAESINHFVNSDKKLKKQIDAFLVKDFAKESLFITDVLKDYKYHPFSVEPNMKLQLHDNWQNFDDYLAAMKTKFRVKAKKAFKQSAAIKIKEITLEDIEEMLPKMTALYEKVALNAGFNLGIFNLETYRDLKEKFGDNYILKSYCLDDKIVGFISGIINKESLDAHFVGIDYQLNREYAIYQRMLYDYIEIAIDKKLKTINFGRTASEIKSSVGAVPQDLTMYLRHKKTIKNKILKLFLQRVQPTPFQQKFPFKNLEISHEKH from the coding sequence TTGATTTGTTGTACCAATACAAATACCGCGCAATTTTTCTCTTCTATAGATGAAATCCCTTCTCAAATCTGGGAAAAATTAGGTTGTACAATAAATATTTATTTTCATCCAGATTTTTTAAAATCAATAGAAAAAAATCACCCAGAAATTACCTTTTCTTATATTGTTTTGGTTGATAACAAAAATTCTCCAACTGCTTTTGCAAGTTTAAAAATGATAGATTTTGAATTGAATTCTATTAAAAACGATTTCGAATTTTTAAAAGACATTGGCAGAAAACTACATGTATTTCCGGATAAAAAACCTTTAAAATTATTGATTTGTGGCAACACCTTTGTGAGTGGAGAACATGGTGTTTTTATCAAGGAAAATGAAGATAAAAAAGCCATTATAAAAGAATTAGCAGAAAGTATTAATCATTTTGTAAATTCTGATAAAAAACTAAAAAAACAGATAGATGCTTTTCTAGTAAAAGACTTTGCGAAGGAATCATTGTTTATAACTGATGTTTTAAAAGATTACAAATACCATCCATTTTCTGTAGAGCCTAATATGAAACTTCAGCTGCATGATAATTGGCAAAATTTTGACGATTATTTAGCTGCGATGAAAACCAAGTTTAGAGTAAAAGCAAAAAAAGCTTTTAAGCAAAGTGCCGCAATTAAAATTAAAGAAATCACTTTAGAAGACATCGAAGAGATGTTACCTAAAATGACTGCTCTCTATGAAAAAGTGGCTCTGAATGCTGGTTTTAATTTGGGGATTTTTAATTTGGAAACATACAGGGATTTAAAGGAAAAATTTGGGGATAATTACATTTTAAAATCTTATTGTTTAGATGATAAGATTGTTGGTTTCATTTCTGGTATCATCAACAAAGAGTCTTTAGACGCCCACTTTGTAGGCATCGATTATCAACTAAATAGAGAGTATGCCATTTACCAAAGAATGTTGTACGACTATATAGAAATTGCTATTGATAAAAAACTAAAAACCATTAATTTTGGAAGAACCGCTAGCGAAATAAAAAGTTCGGTTGGTGCAGTTCCTCAAGATTTAACCATGTATCTTCGTCACAAGAAAACTATTAAAAATAAAATTTTAAAGTTATTTTTGCAAAGAGTTCAACCAACTCCATTTCAACAAAAATTTCCATTTAAAAATTTAGAAATTTCTCATGAAAAACACTAA